A single Corynebacterium resistens DSM 45100 DNA region contains:
- a CDS encoding AI-2E family transporter, with protein MKFAQRLSKDLPYPVVMAAAWSLCLLAIVAGLWVVGTALGKISMVVIPLAIAALLAALLAPVNQLLTRRLHFPRALSALLSLFGLIGLVALGVVFAVNQFASSYQSLADKAQEGATEVANWVHDGPLQVPRSDNSHSLVTQISQWAQSNSHSLYSNAVDAGTTTIDTFAAILICLIATFFFLFDGPKISRFLIGLFPRQSQPDITAAGAAAWSTLKAYARMQIVVASINALGIGIGAWILGTPLVVPITAVVFICSFVPIVGAVVSGAIAVLIAFVDGGLTHAIIMTIIVIGVHFLETHGLQPFLMGHAVRVHPLAVVVVVAAGTYLFSLAGALFAVPITAMINSSVRAIAARHQAPPSSSQIEEGKRPNKANVQTVRTKPLATD; from the coding sequence ATGAAGTTCGCTCAACGGCTGTCTAAAGACCTGCCGTACCCAGTGGTGATGGCTGCGGCATGGTCGCTGTGTTTACTCGCGATAGTTGCGGGCTTATGGGTAGTGGGAACCGCCTTGGGGAAAATCTCCATGGTCGTCATCCCGCTGGCCATCGCAGCTCTTCTGGCTGCGCTTCTCGCGCCAGTCAATCAGCTACTCACCCGCCGGCTGCATTTCCCCCGCGCGTTATCCGCGCTTCTTAGCCTGTTTGGCCTGATCGGGCTCGTGGCCCTCGGCGTCGTCTTCGCAGTCAACCAGTTTGCCTCCAGCTACCAAAGCTTGGCGGACAAAGCCCAAGAAGGGGCTACGGAAGTTGCTAACTGGGTGCATGATGGACCGTTGCAGGTTCCGCGTTCAGACAACTCACACAGCTTAGTGACCCAAATCAGCCAATGGGCTCAATCGAATAGTCATTCCCTGTACTCAAACGCGGTCGATGCCGGTACTACGACGATCGACACCTTCGCGGCCATACTGATCTGCCTGATTGCCACATTCTTTTTCCTCTTCGACGGCCCCAAGATCAGCCGTTTCCTGATCGGCCTTTTCCCTCGTCAATCACAGCCAGACATCACCGCAGCCGGCGCAGCAGCATGGAGCACGCTCAAAGCGTATGCCCGGATGCAAATCGTCGTGGCTTCGATCAACGCCCTCGGCATCGGAATCGGCGCGTGGATCCTAGGAACTCCGCTGGTTGTTCCCATCACCGCTGTAGTCTTCATCTGCTCATTCGTCCCCATCGTGGGCGCAGTCGTTTCGGGTGCCATCGCGGTACTGATTGCTTTTGTGGATGGCGGGCTGACACACGCGATCATCATGACCATCATCGTGATCGGCGTGCACTTTCTGGAAACGCACGGCTTGCAACCATTCCTCATGGGCCATGCGGTACGCGTGCACCCTCTAGCTGTGGTGGTTGTGGTCGCCGCAGGCACGTACTTGTTCAGCTTGGCTGGCGCGCTATTCGCGGTTCCGATTACAGCGATGATCAACTCTTCAGTGCGCGCGATAGCTGCGCGGCACCAAGCTCCTCCCTCGTCCAGCCAAATAGAAGAAGGCAAACGTCCAAACAAGGCGAACGTCCAAACAGTAAGGACAAAACCTCTCGCGACGGACTAA